The DNA region GTAGCAGACCGTCTTGAACACCGCGAACAGCGTGTCGCCGTACCGCTCCAGCTTCGGGCGCTGGTGGGCGTCCACCGCGTCCTCGACCGCCAGCGGGTGGAGGTCGAACAGCTCGGCGATGCCCGCGAACTCCACTTCCGTCGGCTCGTGCAGACCGAGCCAGACGAATCCGCCGTCGGCCTTGCGGACCCGCTGCACCGTCTCGACCAGATCGCGGCCGGCCGGGACCCTCGACCCCTCTTCGTACGCCACGCAGTTCACCACCGCGGTGCCCAGCGGAGACCGGGCGGGATGGCTCAGGTCGACACGGGCGCGCCGTCGTGTCAGCCGTGCCACCCTGCGGAGGCCGCCGACCTTGCTCAGGCCCGTCACCTTCCGCAGATTCCCTGCCATGGACATCTGGATCTCCTAGCGTGGATCTCCTCGCGCCGCACTCTGCGCCTTGCCGCGGCCAGTCTGCCAGGATGTTTTGACGGCCGGGTAAGCCTGTGGGAACGGAGCATTCCGCTCCGGATTCACCATCTCGGCCGGTACTGACGAGGCGTCGACGGCTGCCGGTATGCCGAGCGCGACGCGCTGACATAGGGGAGCGTCGACCATCACGGACAAGCGGGACAACTGGGATGATCGGCGCATGACGCGAACCGACGGGTATCTCCTCGACAACCGGCAGACCGAGGCGGGGCAGCGTTTCGACGCCCTCGCCGCTCTCTTCGACCCCACGACGTTCCGGCACATCGAACGGTTCGGCATCGGATCCGGCTGGCGCTGCTGGGAGGTCGGCGCGGGCGGCACGTCCGTGGTGTCCTGGCTCGCCAAGAAGGTCGGCCCCACCGGCAAGGTCGTCGCGACCGACGTCGACACCTCCTGGGCCACCTCGGCCGTCCGCCCGCCCATCGAGCTGCGCGTCCATGACGTGGGTGTGGACGAACCGCCGGGGGAGGGCTTCGATCTCGTGCACGCCCGGCTCGTCCTGGTCCATGTGGCGGACAGGGAGCGGGCGTTGCACTCGATGATCAGAGCGCTGCGGCCCGGCGGGCGGCTCCTGGTCGAGGACGCCGACCCGGCGCTCCAGCCGCTGGCCTGCCCCGACGAGCGCGGCCCCGAACAGCAGTTGGCCAACCGGCTGCGCCACGGGTTCCGTGAACTTCTCACCGAGCACGGCGCCGACCTCGCGTACGGGCGCCGGCTTCCGCGTCTGCTCCGCGAGGCCGGGCTGCGGCAGGTCGAGGCCGACGCGTACTTCCCGATCACCTCGCCGGCCTGTGGTGCCCTGGAGTCCGCGACGATCCGTCAGGTCCGCGACCGCCTCGTCGCCGCGGGCCTCGCCACGGACCAGGACATCGACCGGCACCTGGCGAACGTGGCCGCGGGCGGGATGGACCTGGCCACGGCGCCGCTGATCTCGGCGTGGGGGCGCAAGGTGTAGCAGTGCGCGGCGAGAGCGCAGCGCACTGCGAGGGTCGAAGGGCTCGTGCCTCGCCGCCGCGAGCCTCGGACGCTCACGCCTCAGTAGCCGACCCGGGGCGGATCCGGGTCGATCCGTTCTGACCGGGGCGGATCAGGATCGATCGGGTCTGCCCGGGGCGGATCGTGGCGGCCCGCGGGCCCGGGAGGCCTACGCGTTCGTCGTCGGCCTCCCGCCCACCTGTTCCACCGCCCGTGCCCCGGCCCGGCACCCCTCCGCGGCGGCTTCCTCCGGGCGGGTGCCCGCGAGGAGCGCGGCCAGGAAGGCTCCGGTGAAGGCGTCCCCGGCACCCGTGGTGTCGACCGGGGTCGCGGCCACCGCCGGAACCCGGGCTCGGACCTCCCCCGACCGGGCGACCAGGGCTCCCGCCCCGCCCTGTTTGACCACCACCAGCGGGACGTGGCGGCTCAACTTGGCCGCCGCGTCCGCCGGATCGGGCAGACCGGTCAACAGACAGGCCTCGTCCCGGCTGGGCAGCAGGACGTCGACGCCCTCGGTGAGCGCGAGGAAGCGGTCCACGCCCAGTTCCGTGAGGAATCCCGCCGACGCCGGATCCACGCTCACCGGCACCCCGCGCGCGCGTGCCGACTCCACCGCAACCGTCACCAGCGCACGGCACGACTCGGAGAAGAACAGATAGCCCGACAGATGCAGCCGGGCGACACCGTCGAGCAGTGACTCCGACCAGTCGCCGGGCGTGAGCCGCAGGGCCGCACCGCTGTCCGTGAGGAAGGTGCGCTCCGCCGAAGCGCCCATGTCCACCAGGCAGACCACCGTCCCGGTCGGCGCCTCGGGGTCGATGACCAGGAGAGGGCGCACTCCCGAAGTGGCCAGCTCGCGCTCGTGCCACGCGGCGGAGTCCATGCCCACCTTGCCGAGCAGCCGGACCTCCGTGCCGTCCCGGCGGGCCGCCCAGCACGCGACGTTGGCGCCCGCGCCGCCCGGCACGGTCCGGACGACGGCGGCCGTGTCGGTGCCGGCCGCGAGCGGCCCGCGGTGCCGGGCGACGACGTCCGTGACGACGTCGCCGACAACCAGGAGAGCCCCGCCGGGGCCGCTCGCCCCGGTCACGCGCCTGCCCAGGCCGCCGCGATCCGTCCCGCGAGCCGCACGTTGCCGCGTACCGCCGCCAGATTGGCGCTCAGCGACGCCCCTTCGGTGTGGCGCACCAGGTAGCCGAGGAGGAACGGGGTCACCGCCTGGCCGCTCACGCCCTCCGCCTCGCACGCGTTCAGCGCGTCGGCGAGCACGCGCGCGTGGAGCTCGGGATCGAGCTGCTCCGCCTCCGGCACCGGGTTGGCGACGATCAGCGCCGACTCGGGTCCGTCGAGCGCGTCCTGCGCGCGCATGACGGCCGCGACCTCGCCGGGCGACTCCAGGGTCCAGTCCACCGGGTGACCCGAGTCGGACAGATAGAAGCCGGGGAAGTGCGCTGTCGCGTATCCGGCGACCGCGACGCCCAGCGTCTCCAGCCGCTGCAGGGTCGCCGGCACATCCAGGATCGACTTCACCCCCGCGCACACCACCGTGATCCGGGTCCGTGCCAGGAGCCCCAGATCGGCGGACTCGTCCTGCGTCACCGTCCACTCCCGGTGTACGCCGCCGAGCCCGCCCGTCGCGAACACCCGTACGCCCGCCTGCGCGGCCAGCAGCGCGGTCGCCGACACCGTGGTCGCGCCGCTGACCCCCGCGGCGACCG from Streptomyces sp. NBC_00258 includes:
- a CDS encoding methyltransferase domain-containing protein; translation: MTRTDGYLLDNRQTEAGQRFDALAALFDPTTFRHIERFGIGSGWRCWEVGAGGTSVVSWLAKKVGPTGKVVATDVDTSWATSAVRPPIELRVHDVGVDEPPGEGFDLVHARLVLVHVADRERALHSMIRALRPGGRLLVEDADPALQPLACPDERGPEQQLANRLRHGFRELLTEHGADLAYGRRLPRLLREAGLRQVEADAYFPITSPACGALESATIRQVRDRLVAAGLATDQDIDRHLANVAAGGMDLATAPLISAWGRKV
- a CDS encoding carbohydrate kinase family protein: MTGASGPGGALLVVGDVVTDVVARHRGPLAAGTDTAAVVRTVPGGAGANVACWAARRDGTEVRLLGKVGMDSAAWHERELATSGVRPLLVIDPEAPTGTVVCLVDMGASAERTFLTDSGAALRLTPGDWSESLLDGVARLHLSGYLFFSESCRALVTVAVESARARGVPVSVDPASAGFLTELGVDRFLALTEGVDVLLPSRDEACLLTGLPDPADAAAKLSRHVPLVVVKQGGAGALVARSGEVRARVPAVAATPVDTTGAGDAFTGAFLAALLAGTRPEEAAAEGCRAGARAVEQVGGRPTTNA
- a CDS encoding pseudouridine-5'-phosphate glycosidase, which codes for MLVVSEEVREALAAGRPVVALESTIIAHGLPRPRNLQVALELEDAVRREGAVPATIAVLDGKPRVGLDKEQLERVANEDGIRKLGHRDLPLAVAAGVSGATTVSATALLAAQAGVRVFATGGLGGVHREWTVTQDESADLGLLARTRITVVCAGVKSILDVPATLQRLETLGVAVAGYATAHFPGFYLSDSGHPVDWTLESPGEVAAVMRAQDALDGPESALIVANPVPEAEQLDPELHARVLADALNACEAEGVSGQAVTPFLLGYLVRHTEGASLSANLAAVRGNVRLAGRIAAAWAGA